Proteins encoded together in one Bacillaceae bacterium S4-13-56 window:
- a CDS encoding cysteine desulfurase family protein, with translation MKNIYLDYNASTPIAQEVKEAILPYLDTGYGNPSALHYEGVKAKEAVEKARKQVAELINASADEIIFTSGGSESNNHVLKGVFHTFQNKGKHIITTKIEHPAILNPCQYLESIGAKVTYVGVDYYGRVNPADIEKAITDETILISVMHSNNEVGTLQPIVEIGTIARKHGVLFHTDASQSIGKVPIDVKELNVDFLTIAGHKVYAPKGVGALYIRDGIEIESFMHGAGHEKGRRAGTENILLDVGLGKACELAKEQLPKNQEIQKVRDYFWKQLQAEFGENISLNGHPDFRLPNTLNVNFIRKIGQDLLSSIPELAASTGSACHSGEVNLSPVLKAMNVSEIEGMGAIRFSLGRNTTKEDIDQVLKWLKNVV, from the coding sequence TTGAAAAATATTTATCTAGATTATAATGCCAGCACCCCTATTGCTCAAGAGGTCAAGGAAGCCATTCTCCCCTATTTAGATACGGGATATGGAAATCCTTCTGCCCTCCATTACGAAGGAGTAAAAGCAAAAGAAGCTGTGGAAAAGGCCAGAAAACAAGTTGCAGAGCTTATAAACGCTTCAGCAGATGAAATCATTTTTACAAGTGGAGGTAGTGAGTCCAATAACCATGTGTTAAAGGGGGTTTTCCATACCTTTCAAAACAAAGGAAAACATATCATCACCACAAAAATCGAACACCCTGCTATTCTTAATCCATGTCAATACCTTGAAAGCATAGGTGCCAAAGTGACCTATGTAGGTGTGGATTATTATGGACGGGTGAATCCAGCAGATATTGAAAAAGCTATTACGGATGAAACCATTTTGATTTCTGTTATGCATTCTAATAATGAAGTTGGTACTCTTCAGCCTATAGTTGAAATCGGAACAATTGCTAGAAAACATGGAGTTCTATTCCATACAGATGCCTCTCAATCCATTGGTAAAGTACCTATTGATGTAAAAGAATTAAATGTAGATTTTTTAACAATCGCTGGTCACAAAGTGTACGCTCCTAAAGGAGTTGGGGCCCTTTATATTCGGGATGGCATTGAAATTGAATCTTTTATGCATGGAGCTGGACACGAAAAAGGCAGACGAGCAGGAACAGAGAATATTTTACTAGATGTCGGGCTCGGAAAAGCATGTGAATTAGCCAAAGAGCAGCTTCCTAAGAATCAGGAGATTCAAAAAGTAAGAGATTATTTTTGGAAGCAGCTTCAAGCAGAATTTGGAGAAAATATTTCTTTAAACGGGCATCCAGATTTCAGGCTACCGAATACATTAAATGTGAATTTCATCAGGAAGATTGGTCAGGATCTTTTATCCTCAATTCCAGAGTTAGCCGCTTCTACAGGCTCAGCCTGTCACTCTGGAGAGGTCAATTTATCGCCTGTATTAAAGGCAATGAATGTCAGTGAAATAGAAGGTATGGGTGCTATAAGATTTAGTTTAGGAAGAAACACAACGAAAGAGGACATTGATCAAGTACTGAAGTGGTTAAAAAATGTAGTGTAA